In Pseudomonadota bacterium, one DNA window encodes the following:
- a CDS encoding HlyD family type I secretion periplasmic adaptor subunit, with amino-acid sequence METLELAAYDRGNCSFAGLTPHRIFILILLCSSVSLLLWAGTSKVDVIVRTVGQIIPAGKSQIVQHLEGGIVRKILVREGQVVAAGEPLIELADVQTRSNLGTKQSKLNALRGREARLFAELNGSDRIDFPEDLKDSDVIRVETAAWKARLAQLSEESQVLQALSRQKKSELAEMNSKQKNLLQELVLAQQKHHVIEDLSKNNAASELEVLDSQMHIQRLKSQISDALSAVPRLEAAISEAESRIKEASARFRAEASATLTQIQEEIEKLNPEIDTSVDRLERNIVRSPVAGLINKLNVTTVGAVVRPSEILLEITPSDQRIVIETRSNPDDRAHLRRNLPARVRIGAYDYSTYGTFDGHVTEVSADTLTDERGNRYYRVNVEVDVSTLISRVGQAGVLMPGMAASADIAVGKRTILSYLLSPVLEFRDGAFRAN; translated from the coding sequence ATGGAGACCCTGGAGCTTGCCGCATACGACCGGGGGAACTGCAGTTTTGCTGGCTTGACCCCCCATCGGATCTTTATCCTGATCCTGCTTTGCAGCAGCGTGTCCCTGCTGCTGTGGGCCGGGACCTCAAAGGTTGATGTGATCGTGCGGACCGTGGGCCAGATCATTCCCGCCGGCAAGTCGCAGATCGTGCAACATCTTGAGGGGGGCATTGTCCGGAAAATTCTGGTCAGGGAAGGTCAGGTCGTTGCCGCCGGGGAACCGTTAATTGAACTGGCGGATGTGCAGACCCGTTCCAACCTCGGCACCAAACAGTCAAAGCTCAATGCCCTGCGGGGACGTGAAGCCCGACTGTTTGCCGAATTGAACGGCAGCGACCGGATCGACTTCCCCGAAGACCTGAAAGACTCCGATGTCATTCGGGTCGAAACCGCTGCCTGGAAAGCCCGCCTCGCCCAACTTTCCGAAGAAAGCCAGGTTCTCCAGGCCTTGAGCAGGCAGAAGAAAAGCGAACTGGCGGAGATGAATTCCAAACAGAAGAATCTGCTCCAGGAGCTGGTCCTCGCCCAGCAGAAGCATCATGTCATTGAAGACCTCAGTAAAAACAACGCCGCCTCCGAACTGGAGGTGCTGGACAGCCAGATGCACATTCAACGGCTGAAATCGCAGATCTCGGACGCATTGAGCGCCGTTCCCCGTCTTGAAGCGGCGATATCGGAAGCGGAATCACGAATCAAGGAAGCGTCCGCCCGCTTTCGCGCCGAAGCGTCCGCAACGTTGACCCAAATCCAGGAGGAGATCGAAAAATTAAACCCGGAAATCGACACCAGCGTCGATCGCCTGGAACGGAATATCGTCCGGAGTCCGGTTGCCGGCCTGATCAACAAACTCAATGTCACAACCGTCGGCGCGGTGGTGCGGCCAAGCGAGATTCTGCTGGAAATCACCCCGAGTGACCAGCGGATCGTCATCGAAACCCGTTCCAACCCGGACGACCGCGCTCATCTGCGCCGGAACCTCCCCGCCCGGGTTCGGATCGGCGCTTATGATTACTCGACTTACGGCACCTTTGACGGCCATGTGACCGAGGTCAGCGCCGATACCTTGACCGATGAACGGGGGAACCGTTATTACCGGGTTAACGTTGAGGTGGATGTTTCAACACTCATCTCCCGGGTGGGGCAGGCAGGGGTATTGATGCCGGGAATGGCGGCGAGCGCCGACATTGCGGTGGGCAAACGGACGATCCTCTCATATCTTCTTTCTCCGGTACTGGAGTTCCGGGACGGAGCGTTCCGAGCTAACTAA
- a CDS encoding TolC family protein, translating to MICRFQRCVCSIFLIILQIFLLQSGSTFAAEAPIRALTPESTSAKDYTLHDQFFTPETSPRNSSAPPSPEAELDGFGQATAAPGKPGAPNLAGLMGVPEIQVLADVDGQFVKSMADYQILDKEGALELSRTGITESIRAGRGFNRESLAALARKEQAEAQTGQALALLLPSVSVRANYGEEKSEPSVIVDETTGELVASDTHDRTDASLVVRQPLYNLPVFLDWRRRQKRELVSGENYRASEGDAYVSTVSTYLTLVASRLQADIIRDFEAQLADLLDYIEKRADAGASSISDMSRVRARRQETLSSRLEQESAHLAAGIEFVRLTNLVPRKVTLPVVEDVGVALLPKSFPEAVAKAIEANPEITALNAELEAAKIQQSAAKGQFLPRFDLEYTDTFALHAGGEPNSQGQRDRRLMMVMNWDLFNSGKDYLSLAERKARYKELQYRLDDQQRRVVQELSANYAALATTGERIVSGYEELESISTATEAMSKRMLSGNQSLLDLLTVYDSYYQVRSRLVNLHVFEMNTVAQLVRLTMGTPWTDAGKDN from the coding sequence GTGATCTGCAGATTCCAAAGGTGTGTTTGTAGTATTTTCCTGATAATCCTGCAAATTTTCCTGCTCCAGAGCGGTTCGACCTTTGCGGCCGAGGCCCCGATCCGGGCCCTCACGCCGGAATCCACATCTGCCAAAGACTATACCCTGCATGATCAGTTCTTTACCCCCGAAACTTCACCCCGAAACAGTTCCGCCCCCCCGTCACCAGAAGCCGAACTTGATGGCTTCGGCCAGGCGACCGCCGCTCCCGGCAAACCTGGGGCGCCAAACCTCGCCGGATTGATGGGAGTCCCGGAAATCCAGGTATTGGCAGATGTTGACGGCCAGTTTGTCAAAAGCATGGCTGACTATCAGATCCTGGATAAAGAAGGCGCGCTGGAACTCAGCAGAACCGGGATTACGGAATCCATCCGGGCCGGACGCGGTTTCAATCGTGAAAGCCTGGCCGCTCTGGCGCGTAAAGAGCAGGCTGAGGCGCAAACCGGCCAGGCTCTGGCCCTTCTCCTGCCTTCCGTATCGGTGCGGGCCAATTATGGAGAAGAAAAATCGGAACCCTCCGTTATTGTCGATGAGACCACCGGGGAACTGGTTGCTTCCGACACCCACGACCGGACCGATGCTTCCCTGGTGGTCCGCCAGCCCTTGTACAACCTGCCGGTTTTCCTCGACTGGCGTCGCCGTCAGAAGAGGGAGCTCGTGAGTGGGGAGAATTACCGGGCAAGCGAAGGCGACGCCTACGTATCCACGGTCAGCACCTATCTTACCCTGGTCGCAAGTCGATTGCAGGCTGATATCATCCGGGATTTTGAAGCCCAGCTTGCCGACCTGCTCGACTACATTGAAAAGAGAGCCGACGCGGGAGCTTCAAGCATCTCCGACATGTCCCGGGTCCGTGCCCGGAGGCAGGAAACCCTTTCCTCGCGTCTTGAGCAGGAATCTGCCCATCTGGCTGCCGGAATCGAGTTCGTCCGCTTGACCAACCTGGTCCCCCGGAAAGTGACTCTCCCGGTAGTCGAAGACGTTGGCGTCGCCCTTCTCCCGAAATCATTCCCCGAGGCGGTTGCCAAAGCCATCGAAGCCAACCCTGAAATCACGGCCCTCAATGCGGAACTGGAAGCCGCAAAAATCCAGCAGTCTGCGGCAAAAGGGCAATTTCTGCCGCGATTCGACCTGGAGTACACCGACACATTCGCACTCCACGCGGGCGGAGAGCCCAATTCCCAAGGCCAGCGAGACCGGCGACTGATGATGGTGATGAACTGGGACCTCTTCAACAGCGGAAAAGATTACTTGAGTCTCGCCGAGCGCAAGGCACGCTACAAGGAACTGCAATACCGCCTGGATGACCAGCAACGGCGGGTCGTGCAGGAACTCTCGGCAAATTACGCCGCATTGGCAACTACCGGCGAGCGGATTGTTTCAGGCTATGAGGAGCTGGAATCGATCTCAACCGCAACCGAGGCGATGTCCAAACGCATGCTGTCCGGCAACCAGTCTCTCCTGGATCTCCTTACCGTTTATGACAGTTATTATCAGGTCCGCTCCAGGCTGGTGAATCTCCACGTCTTCGAGATGAATACCGTGGCCCAGCTGGTTCGCCTGACCATGGGGACCCCCTGGACCGATGCGGGCAAGGACAACTGA
- a CDS encoding SurA N-terminal domain-containing protein gives MKYVFSILLIAVIVTIMTTGFFLDRQKKPVADPAVVINDRIISTSELDEIYRNLPRPPGDRQQFIESLITRELLIQEAMKMGLDQEEEFRHSIQNFYAQSLTKILLERKFDSFRSNPSRQEIDRFLELQDFQVELTLLPVSNQPAGEKKHAGPFRELGTSLQVALLSVAAGEASRPILIDDREYTLRLDALTSIPPQDDPGLTPEEARKTILLDHQEQALDRWLQELRNQAEIRVAASAAAE, from the coding sequence ATGAAATATGTCTTCTCGATCCTGCTGATCGCCGTGATTGTTACGATCATGACCACAGGATTCTTTCTTGACCGACAGAAAAAACCGGTAGCTGACCCGGCCGTTGTCATCAACGACCGGATCATCTCCACCTCCGAGCTTGATGAAATTTACCGGAACCTGCCACGCCCCCCGGGAGACCGGCAGCAGTTTATCGAATCATTGATCACCAGGGAACTCCTGATCCAGGAGGCCATGAAGATGGGGCTTGACCAGGAAGAGGAGTTCCGCCATTCGATCCAGAACTTTTATGCCCAGTCACTGACCAAAATTCTCCTCGAGCGGAAGTTCGACTCATTCCGCTCAAATCCATCCCGGCAGGAAATCGATCGCTTTCTTGAATTGCAGGACTTTCAGGTAGAACTGACTCTGCTGCCGGTCTCCAACCAGCCTGCCGGAGAAAAAAAACATGCCGGACCATTTCGAGAGCTTGGCACCTCATTGCAGGTGGCGCTTCTCTCCGTTGCAGCTGGAGAAGCGTCCCGGCCGATCCTGATCGATGACCGGGAATATACGCTTCGGCTCGATGCCCTCACCAGCATACCGCCACAGGACGACCCGGGGTTGACACCTGAGGAGGCCCGGAAAACAATTCTTCTCGATCATCAGGAGCAGGCCCTTGACAGATGGCTCCAAGAGTTGCGCAATCAGGCCGAAATCAGGGTCGCCGCGTCCGCCGCCGCAGAATAA
- the msrB gene encoding peptide-methionine (R)-S-oxide reductase MsrB, which yields MTKTFLSLTLVLLGLLILQPSFADNGNGEKAMSTPSGNPLKTAIFAGGCFWCMEADFEKLPGVTDVMSGFTGGTADNPTYNGNHQGHYEAVEITYDPQKVSYRELLDHYWVNIDPFDARGQFCDKGTSYLSAIFVANETEKKLAEESKKEVVERFPGKNVVTPILEASTFYPIKGEESYHQDYYKNNPVRYKAYRWNCGRDKRLQEIWGEGKKQWSKKELKQRLTAIQYKVTQEDGTEPAFNNEYWDNKREGIYVDVVSGEPLFSSQDKYKSGTGWPSFTKPLVAENIVTREDRTLFLSVRTEVRSKKADSHIGHVFNDGPQPTGKRYCMNSAALRFIPVEQLESEGYGRFLPLFGR from the coding sequence ATGACAAAAACATTCCTCTCCCTGACACTCGTCTTACTGGGATTGCTCATCCTGCAGCCCTCCTTTGCCGACAACGGCAATGGAGAAAAAGCGATGAGCACTCCCTCCGGCAACCCTCTGAAAACCGCAATCTTCGCCGGCGGCTGCTTCTGGTGTATGGAGGCGGATTTTGAAAAACTTCCCGGGGTGACCGATGTGATGTCCGGATTCACCGGCGGCACGGCAGACAATCCGACATACAACGGCAATCACCAGGGCCATTATGAAGCGGTGGAAATAACCTATGACCCGCAAAAGGTAAGCTATAGGGAGTTGCTGGACCATTACTGGGTCAACATCGACCCCTTTGATGCCCGCGGACAGTTCTGTGACAAGGGAACGAGTTATTTAAGCGCCATCTTCGTGGCGAATGAGACCGAAAAGAAACTTGCTGAAGAGTCTAAAAAGGAAGTTGTCGAAAGGTTTCCCGGTAAAAATGTCGTTACCCCAATCCTCGAGGCTTCGACCTTTTACCCGATCAAAGGCGAGGAAAGCTACCATCAGGACTATTATAAAAACAACCCTGTCCGTTACAAGGCATACCGCTGGAACTGCGGCCGTGACAAACGGTTGCAGGAAATCTGGGGTGAAGGAAAGAAGCAGTGGAGCAAGAAGGAACTGAAGCAGCGACTGACCGCCATCCAATACAAGGTGACCCAGGAAGACGGCACCGAGCCCGCCTTCAACAATGAATACTGGGACAACAAGCGGGAGGGGATCTACGTCGATGTGGTCTCAGGAGAGCCGCTGTTCAGCTCACAGGACAAGTACAAATCCGGCACCGGCTGGCCGAGTTTTACCAAGCCTCTGGTTGCGGAAAATATCGTCACCCGCGAGGACCGGACCCTGTTTCTCTCGGTCCGGACCGAGGTGCGGAGCAAAAAGGCGGACAGCCATATCGGCCATGTCTTCAACGACGGGCCGCAACCCACCGGCAAACGCTACTGCATGAACTCCGCCGCCCTGCGGTTTATCCCGGTTGAACAACTCGAATCCGAGGGATACGGCCGGTTCCTGCCGCTCTTCGGCAGGTAG
- a CDS encoding HAMP domain-containing protein, translating to MKGRLLWKLLLINIVPVIGIVILVIWLAIDHLAAGYFMALMNKYDVSPTDIHQMFISSIHRYLIWASVAALALAFALSYLLIRRVLRPLSQMTDIAGTMASGSFAARVDITSADEIGRLGTAFNRMADSLEKLEKLRKTMVADVAHELRTPLTNLRGYLEGLNDGVLEASPETFQMLQEETLRLVHLVNDLGQLAKADAARAYLNREELSVSGLVGQMLDIYRLRLQEKAIVVTTDFSPEGDRIVADREKLLLAVRNLMDNACRYTPAGGSIDITTRKTDAGTKVVFTNSGSTISGEDLPYIFERFYRADRSRSRLAGGAGIGLAIVRELIEAHGGRVGADSSPAETRIWFILPA from the coding sequence ATGAAAGGCCGTCTGCTCTGGAAGCTCCTGCTGATCAACATCGTGCCGGTGATCGGCATCGTCATCCTGGTGATCTGGCTTGCCATCGACCATCTGGCCGCCGGCTATTTCATGGCCCTGATGAACAAGTACGATGTCTCGCCCACCGATATTCACCAGATGTTCATCTCCTCCATTCACCGCTACCTGATCTGGGCCAGTGTCGCCGCCCTCGCCCTTGCCTTTGCTTTAAGCTACCTTTTGATCCGCCGGGTGCTGCGCCCCCTCTCCCAGATGACCGACATCGCCGGGACCATGGCGTCCGGCAGCTTTGCCGCCAGGGTCGACATCACCTCCGCGGATGAAATCGGCCGCCTTGGCACCGCCTTCAACCGGATGGCCGACAGCCTGGAAAAACTCGAGAAGCTGCGCAAGACCATGGTCGCCGACGTGGCCCACGAGTTGCGGACCCCGCTGACCAATCTCCGCGGCTATCTTGAAGGATTGAACGACGGGGTGCTGGAAGCCTCCCCGGAAACCTTTCAGATGCTTCAGGAAGAAACGTTGCGCCTGGTCCACCTGGTCAACGACCTCGGCCAGCTGGCCAAGGCGGATGCGGCAAGGGCCTATCTCAACCGGGAAGAGTTGTCGGTAAGCGGCCTGGTCGGGCAGATGCTCGATATCTACCGGCTTCGTCTGCAGGAAAAAGCAATCGTCGTCACCACCGATTTTTCTCCGGAGGGTGATCGCATCGTTGCCGACCGGGAAAAACTGCTCCTTGCCGTCCGCAACCTGATGGACAATGCCTGCCGCTACACTCCGGCAGGCGGAAGCATCGATATCACCACCCGGAAAACCGATGCCGGCACCAAAGTTGTCTTCACCAACAGCGGCAGCACCATTTCCGGGGAAGACCTGCCCTATATCTTCGAACGCTTCTACCGCGCCGACCGCTCACGGTCGCGTCTGGCAGGCGGCGCCGGCATCGGCCTCGCCATCGTCCGGGAACTGATCGAGGCCCATGGCGGCCGGGTCGGGGCCGACAGCTCCCCTGCCGAAACCAGAATCTGGTTTATCCTTCCTGCCTGA
- a CDS encoding response regulator transcription factor, giving the protein MPAPILIIEDDPNTAKLVKTYLEREGFTTLIAHDGRQGLEMFRRHDPQFIILDLMLPEIDGWDVCRKIRAGSDVPILMLTARQEEIDRIMGLSLGGDDYVVKPFSPRELVERVKAILRRTKPVGGNNKEALQVADLVLDPEKHKVTLADRMIDLTSSEFKLLQALMSSPGRVFSRDELLEKFYRHGETVIDRVIDVHIGKLRQKIEPDPANPAYILTVRGFGYKFRDKE; this is encoded by the coding sequence ATGCCCGCCCCGATCCTGATCATTGAGGACGATCCCAATACCGCAAAGCTGGTCAAAACCTATCTCGAACGGGAGGGGTTCACTACCCTCATCGCCCATGACGGCAGGCAGGGTCTTGAGATGTTCCGCCGCCATGACCCGCAGTTCATCATCCTCGATCTGATGCTCCCGGAAATCGACGGCTGGGATGTCTGCCGAAAGATCCGGGCCGGGTCCGATGTGCCGATCCTGATGCTGACCGCCCGCCAGGAGGAAATCGACCGGATCATGGGGCTTTCCCTGGGCGGCGATGATTATGTGGTCAAACCCTTCAGCCCGAGAGAGCTTGTGGAACGGGTCAAGGCAATCCTCCGGCGGACCAAGCCGGTTGGCGGGAACAATAAGGAGGCCTTGCAGGTTGCCGACCTTGTCCTCGACCCGGAGAAGCACAAGGTCACCCTTGCCGACCGGATGATCGACCTGACCTCCTCGGAATTCAAACTGCTGCAGGCCCTGATGTCTTCGCCCGGGCGGGTCTTCAGCCGGGACGAGCTGCTGGAAAAATTCTACCGGCATGGCGAAACCGTGATCGACCGGGTGATCGACGTGCATATCGGCAAGCTGCGCCAGAAGATCGAACCGGACCCGGCCAACCCCGCCTATATCCTGACCGTCCGCGGTTTCGGCTACAAGTTCCGGGACAAGGAGTGA
- a CDS encoding transcriptional regulator: protein MNTTRQEITALLKEGPHDAKEISRVLSIGEKEVFPHLDHIARSITSDGWRLRIDPCQCLSCGYSFKERKRFTRPGKCPVCRQTRIIPATYRIVRSR from the coding sequence ATGAACACCACAAGACAGGAAATAACGGCCCTGCTCAAGGAAGGCCCCCATGATGCCAAAGAGATCTCCCGCGTCCTCTCGATCGGGGAGAAGGAGGTTTTCCCCCATCTGGATCATATCGCCCGCAGCATCACCTCCGACGGCTGGCGACTCAGGATCGATCCCTGCCAATGCCTGTCCTGCGGCTATTCTTTCAAGGAACGGAAAAGGTTCACCCGGCCCGGGAAATGTCCGGTCTGCAGGCAGACCAGAATCATCCCGGCCACCTACCGCATTGTCCGGAGTCGATGA
- a CDS encoding DUF2905 domain-containing protein has protein sequence MQKTLIYIGLAILLAGLFWPWLVKLPLGRLPGDIMINRPGLKVYIPVTSMILLSLVLSFLAWLFRR, from the coding sequence ATGCAGAAGACCCTGATCTATATCGGCCTGGCCATCCTGCTCGCAGGCCTGTTCTGGCCCTGGCTGGTCAAGCTTCCCCTCGGCAGGCTGCCCGGTGATATCATGATCAACCGGCCGGGGTTGAAAGTCTATATCCCCGTCACCTCCATGATCCTGCTCAGCCTGGTTTTAAGTTTTCTGGCCTGGCTTTTCCGCAGATAA
- a CDS encoding pyridine nucleotide-disulfide oxidoreductase produces the protein MTAENYDVIIVGTGPAGLGAAYELIEAGPSLKVLMVDQGAISSGGLLNDCKQNYTFPIGFAPEYWEKNEAETLLEKVGQHLKPEILPTCHLEPYRERAERIGVEIVPVRQAHVGTDRSKKLIRRLLAGLEDLGVVIRIRTEVTEIRETEKDAVIVAGDREIRSGKLIVAPGRKGFSFLQGVMEKLEIPYIDNSVDVGIRLETTQERYPIVAEYYDPKIYFPDKVRTFCTNSGHARVILEKYQDYYLVNGHALSSRKAGNRLVNLALLKTIHLEDPVRSGQQMAVFLGRLANEIGGGRPLMQRVGDFRMGRRSKEENFSRDLYDFEPSCRVTAGDLGLAVPAKIMRHLWAAMKKLDSIVPGILHPSTIMYYPEIKMYANKPRFLDDSFRVSRHLYMIGDGAGTSRGITGAWASGIRAARGILAGL, from the coding sequence ATGACTGCCGAAAATTATGATGTGATTATCGTCGGCACCGGCCCGGCGGGGCTGGGCGCCGCCTATGAGCTGATCGAGGCCGGGCCTTCGCTGAAGGTTCTCATGGTCGACCAGGGCGCGATCTCGTCCGGGGGATTGTTGAACGACTGCAAGCAGAATTACACCTTTCCGATTGGTTTTGCCCCGGAATACTGGGAGAAAAACGAGGCCGAAACGCTGCTCGAAAAGGTTGGACAGCATCTGAAACCCGAGATCCTGCCGACCTGTCACCTTGAGCCGTACCGGGAGAGGGCGGAAAGGATCGGGGTCGAGATCGTTCCCGTCCGCCAGGCCCATGTCGGGACCGACCGGAGCAAAAAACTGATCCGCCGCCTGCTGGCCGGGCTGGAGGACCTCGGGGTGGTGATCCGGATCCGGACCGAGGTGACGGAGATCAGGGAAACGGAAAAGGATGCGGTGATCGTGGCCGGTGATCGGGAGATCCGCAGCGGCAAACTGATTGTGGCGCCTGGCCGGAAGGGGTTCAGCTTTCTCCAGGGAGTCATGGAGAAACTGGAAATTCCCTATATCGACAACAGCGTCGATGTGGGAATCCGCCTTGAAACCACCCAGGAACGCTATCCGATTGTCGCCGAATATTATGACCCGAAGATCTATTTTCCCGACAAGGTCCGGACCTTCTGCACCAACTCGGGCCATGCCCGGGTGATTCTGGAGAAATATCAGGATTATTATCTGGTCAACGGCCATGCGCTTTCCAGTCGCAAGGCCGGAAACCGCCTGGTCAACCTCGCCCTGCTGAAGACCATTCATCTTGAAGACCCGGTGCGGAGCGGGCAGCAGATGGCGGTTTTTCTCGGCCGGCTCGCCAATGAGATCGGCGGCGGCAGGCCGCTGATGCAGCGGGTGGGTGATTTCCGGATGGGCAGACGGTCGAAGGAGGAAAACTTCAGCCGGGATCTTTATGATTTTGAGCCCAGCTGCCGGGTCACCGCAGGCGACCTGGGCCTGGCGGTGCCGGCCAAGATCATGCGCCACCTCTGGGCGGCGATGAAGAAACTCGATTCAATCGTCCCCGGCATCCTCCACCCGAGCACGATCATGTACTATCCCGAGATCAAGATGTACGCCAACAAGCCGCGTTTTCTGGACGATTCTTTCCGGGTCAGCCGGCATCTCTACATGATCGGCGACGGGGCCGGCACCTCCCGGGGCATCACCGGGGCCTGGGCCAGCGGCATCAGGGCGGCCCGGGGAATTCTCGCCGGGCTCTGA
- a CDS encoding M20/M25/M40 family metallo-hydrolase, whose product MTTERINRQRLEKLLQRMVDIYSPSGKEGDLLDFLKGYLKRRNLPVVIQEVDEDRYNIILAPTDEDLQLAFIGHIDTVSAPDLDNYGYTIQGDRIKGLGAADMKGGCAAMIEAFITFREAGNTKAPVAICLVVGEEESGDGAEKLMKSYHFPWAIIAEPTDLVPCLQSYGYVEILLSARGTRQHASLAKRRHNATEVMLQTLLRLTQHLETSYPLITYNIRDLFSSQSGFAVPERCEACLDLHLPPGMEAGEILLDMEEIALSKKDIRTGIEMGFRTATIAAGYQFPEKGVVVDSLKNVFKTHNLPWSTDAFRSHSDANQIWTSGVKPIILGPGQLEQAHAHDESVSFQQIVEAAEIYLSLMEAAVPDGEGATLPDP is encoded by the coding sequence ATGACAACTGAGCGCATCAACCGGCAGCGACTGGAAAAACTCCTCCAGCGGATGGTCGACATCTACAGCCCTTCCGGCAAAGAGGGCGATCTCCTTGATTTTCTCAAAGGCTACCTGAAACGGCGCAATCTCCCGGTTGTGATCCAGGAAGTGGACGAGGACCGGTACAACATTATCCTGGCGCCGACGGACGAAGATCTCCAGCTGGCTTTCATCGGCCATATCGACACGGTCTCGGCTCCGGATCTGGACAACTACGGCTATACGATCCAGGGAGACCGGATCAAAGGGTTGGGGGCCGCCGACATGAAGGGCGGCTGTGCCGCCATGATCGAAGCATTCATAACCTTCCGTGAGGCCGGGAACACAAAGGCTCCGGTAGCCATCTGCCTGGTGGTCGGCGAGGAGGAAAGCGGGGACGGCGCGGAAAAGCTGATGAAGTCGTATCATTTCCCGTGGGCGATTATCGCCGAGCCGACCGATCTCGTCCCCTGCCTGCAGTCGTACGGTTATGTGGAAATCCTTTTATCCGCCAGGGGCACACGACAGCACGCGTCTCTGGCCAAACGGCGCCACAACGCCACCGAAGTCATGCTCCAGACCCTCCTGCGCCTGACCCAGCATCTTGAAACCAGTTATCCGCTGATCACCTACAACATCCGGGACCTGTTCAGTTCCCAATCCGGATTTGCGGTGCCCGAACGCTGCGAAGCGTGCCTCGACCTGCACCTCCCACCGGGTATGGAAGCGGGTGAGATTCTCCTTGATATGGAAGAAATCGCCCTCTCCAAAAAAGATATACGGACCGGCATTGAAATGGGATTTCGCACTGCGACTATTGCTGCCGGATATCAATTCCCGGAGAAGGGAGTGGTGGTCGATTCCCTGAAAAATGTTTTTAAAACCCACAATCTTCCCTGGTCTACCGACGCTTTCCGGAGCCACTCCGATGCCAACCAGATCTGGACTTCAGGGGTGAAACCGATCATTCTGGGTCCGGGTCAGCTGGAACAGGCCCACGCCCATGATGAATCGGTATCGTTCCAGCAGATCGTTGAGGCCGCTGAAATCTACTTGAGCCTCATGGAAGCGGCGGTCCCGGACGGCGAAGGTGCAACCCTGCCTGATCCCTGA
- a CDS encoding GNAT family N-acetyltransferase translates to MDHPDTPGLSDIQEISGKEAMDRESSDKQLKRTNIKIREMEIDDLAEVFHLGEQLFKVEQVPNMYRTWDPYEVVGLFHSDTEFCLVAELGETIIGFALGTTIEKSRSAWKYGYLVWLGVDPDFQRQGVAEKLFRRFKDIMLNSDVRMMLVDTQSENLPALRFFRKLGFGHPEEHIYLTMNVAAEMQARKKKGLTPSPIYSYPDKKNDN, encoded by the coding sequence ATGGATCACCCGGACACACCAGGGCTGTCCGACATTCAAGAAATTTCTGGAAAGGAAGCAATGGACAGGGAATCATCAGACAAGCAGTTGAAACGAACCAATATCAAGATCCGGGAAATGGAGATCGACGATCTTGCCGAGGTCTTTCATCTCGGCGAACAGCTCTTCAAGGTCGAACAGGTTCCGAACATGTATCGCACCTGGGACCCCTATGAGGTGGTCGGACTTTTTCACAGCGATACCGAATTCTGCCTGGTGGCGGAACTCGGCGAAACGATCATCGGTTTCGCCCTCGGGACGACGATCGAAAAAAGTCGCTCCGCCTGGAAATACGGCTATCTGGTCTGGCTCGGGGTCGACCCGGATTTCCAGCGCCAGGGGGTTGCCGAAAAGCTGTTCCGGCGGTTCAAGGATATCATGCTCAACAGCGATGTCCGGATGATGCTCGTCGACACCCAGAGTGAGAATCTTCCCGCCCTTCGTTTTTTTCGCAAACTCGGATTCGGCCACCCGGAAGAACATATTTATCTGACCATGAATGTTGCCGCCGAGATGCAGGCCAGGAAAAAAAAGGGCCTCACCCCCTCTCCAATTTACAGTTATCCCGATAAAAAAAATGACAACTGA
- a CDS encoding DUF1456 family protein: protein MDNNDILRRLRFIFDFNDAKLISIFALADHRISRTEITSLLKKEDDPTRQKCSDTLLATFLNGLIIDKRGRKEGVQPAPEKHLTNNTIFMKLKIAEDLKAEDVLALMERAGFPMSKHELSALFRKPDNKHYRECKDQILRNFLKGMQLKYRPKK from the coding sequence ATGGACAACAATGATATCCTGCGCAGACTTCGTTTTATTTTTGATTTCAATGATGCAAAACTCATCTCAATCTTCGCCCTTGCCGACCACCGGATCAGTCGGACGGAAATCACCTCCCTGTTGAAAAAAGAGGATGATCCCACCCGGCAGAAATGCAGCGACACTCTCCTGGCAACTTTCCTGAATGGCCTGATTATCGACAAACGCGGCAGAAAGGAAGGAGTGCAGCCCGCACCAGAGAAACACCTGACCAACAATACAATTTTCATGAAACTGAAAATAGCCGAGGACCTGAAAGCTGAAGATGTTCTTGCGCTCATGGAACGGGCAGGTTTCCCGATGAGCAAACATGAGTTGAGCGCACTTTTCAGAAAGCCGGACAACAAACACTACCGTGAATGTAAAGACCAGATCCTGCGAAATTTCCTCAAAGGCATGCAGTTGAAATACCGCCCGAAAAAATAG